In the genome of Zygosaccharomyces rouxii strain CBS732 chromosome G complete sequence, the window CGCCCCAAGAGTGATGGGCGGCAACAGCCGGTAGTGATAGTAATtgtaaaaagaaatttgcTTTATATTTAGTTGAGTTAACCTATAAACTTCGTATTTTTCCAGCAGTTTAGTTCCATTCAAACACCTGAGGAGTTGACCATCAATTCGATAATTTCGCTCACAGGGTCCTCATCATGTCTTGCGGTCTCGATATTTGTTAGAGTCTTCTTGATACCGATATTGAAACGAGGACACACTTGTGCCAATTCATTTATGACCATCACTCTGCCTTGGTCATCGAGGAAATCCGATTCTATCATAACGTTATTGAAATCGTCTAGCGTAGTCATGTTGGGCACCGCAATCTCTTGATCAAAACAACTTAAAATATCCATTTGCTGTAAAACCGAATGCGTAGAAGTGGTAGTCATAATCAAAAGACGACGATCCTTTGGTGGTTTACGTTTTAGTGCCACCTTAAGAACTTGTAAAATATTGTTTGAAAATCTGGGGCCAATGGGAACCCAATCAACAAGGGTTTCGATAGAATCGATAACCAGGATATTCAAAGGTGACTTGTAAGCATCTCTGAATGTATTATCGATATATGCAATTTTTGAAGCCTCCGACATACCAGATATTTCCGTTGGAGAAATCAATCTCACAAAGGGGAATTCAGATTTTAGAGCGATGGCGGCCGATAGTGCAGTTTTACCGGAACCTGGTGGACCATGGAGCAATAAAGAGACCAATCTTGATTTGGCACTTTCACGTACTTGACGAACATATCTgtcaccatttttcaaaatagcATCGACGGAATCCGAGTATCTTATCATGCCACCTTCCACAcacattttcaaatcttcttcattgatACCAAACGCTGGTGTAACTTCTTGTAAAGCTTTTAAGAAATCTTCCCTGTTAACTGTCAATTTAGAAATATCTTTTTGGTTTAATTTAGTGTTTCCCTTACCAATGCTAATAGTCTTATTAATGGCAAATGAACTTGCACTTTTGACCAAACCTTCAATTTCAGCACCGGAGAAATTCTTCGTTAAAGCAGCCAATTCTGCAAGATCAACATCTTTTTCAAGCATGTTATTTTCTCTCATTTTCTTAGTCTGAATATCTAAAATTTGCAATCTACCCTGTTCATCTGGCAAGTGAATTTCCACTTGAACTTCGAATCTACCAGGACGCAATAGAGCATTATCGATCAAATCTTTACGGTTAGTCATACCAATGACCAAGATgttattcaattgatcaacaCCATCCATCTTAGCTAACAACTGATTAACGACATTATCACCAACACCTGTACCATCACCTCTCGAACCTCTTTGCTTAAATACAGAATCCAACTCATCAAAGATAATGATATGTAATGATGAATCTTCACCCTTTGACCTGTATTCGGCTTCtgcatctttgaaaaggttaCGAATATTTTCTTCTGACGAACCCACATATTTACTCAGAATTTCAGGACCATTGACAATCTTAGGTTCCTTTGCATTTAACATTTTACCAATCTTCCTAGCAATTAAAGTCTTACCAGTACCTGGAGGACCATACAGTAATAAACCCTTAACATGAGAAAtacccaatttttcaatcacTGCAGGTGGAAAGATTCTACTTGCGAATGCTCTTCTAAAGATCTTTGTAAATTCCGTGTCTAACCCACCAACACCTAAATCctcaaatttaaaatctgGTCTAATAACAGCATCAGAGCGTGGACGCAAATTattggaagattttaaGTTAACCAATCCATCTCTacctttgaagaagttcaaTTGAGTCTGCTTTGTAAGAATACCCTTTGTCTCAATTCCTGATGACACAGGTGTAGAAGGTTCAACATCCCCTAAATCTATAGTTTGCAGACTTCTGACCTTTAAATCGAAGATATTGCctttaaattcaaagattaaGTACTGCGTTGGTGAGAAAATTTGTGATTCAAAGCATTTGGTAAAATGCTGTGccaattcatcttgatcaaaGGGTGTTGGCACGGCTTTTGCTCTGGATCTAAATGAAACTTCTATATCCACTGACCCCAAATAGGATTGTTTACCAGAATACTTGAAGAGATCAAATGGTTGTATaagaatttcttggttTAGTGACCATCCACCCCAGGTTCTCTGATTACCATTAAACCCTATTTTACCTGGTGGCACATCGTTGGAGTGCCTAGtggtgaaaatgaaaagtttatcCACCTGAACATAGATATTGTCTGGTAAATCCACTGATGATACAGCTACCACATTGGAAAGGGCATAGCCATTATTGGGGGAATTACCAACTTGCAAATAAACCGGCTTTGCATCTACACCAGACATATCTGGAGGTGGTGCCGAGTGATGGATGTGAGATCTAACAAATGGTAACTTGAACTTTTCCATCTATATTACTGTCTTATCTGTCCATGCTACCACTCAATAAGAGTATTGTAGTGCTCCTAAGCACTTGGTTCCGTATTTATTAAAGGCTCGAAGTTGGAAGTAAATCAAACATTACGTAGAAAATGATGCATAATAAGCTCTATATAACAGTTCACCAATTTTATCAGGTTATGGGTCCATTTAACTGCCTCACCATTAGTCTCAGGTCCATGGGCGTCCTACCATCAGTGCTCTATAAAATCTGGCGGAGCTGAACAGGCTTGATTAGCCTTGCACTAGctttcaatatcaaaacCTGCACTAGAGTTGCAGTAATGGAATTCTAAAATGAACCTATTGTTGAGGTTTTTGGGTCAAGTTGGTAAATATATTGTGCATTGCTcgatgataaaaaaaaatgtggTTTTCCTTCCCATGACATCAATCACCCAATGGTTTTTGGTTCTCTTCGACTTCTTGTTTAACTTCTCCTTGCTTGTTCATTACAGCTATCACATTGTACACGATAAGACCAATTAGCAgtactttccaattcttttggaaCCAAGTCTTATTTTCGTCCTCGTTGTCCTCTGATGAGAATTGTGCCGTTGTTGCTTCTTTATTAGCCTTTTTGTCTTGATAAGTCTTTGTagtctttttcaatttaacaGCAGGTGGCTCTGGTCCCTTTACTGGATTTCTTACAAGAGGTTCGATACCTCTAACCTCTGGGTTATGTATTAGTGAAAGCTTCTTTAACTCTTGGTCGTGTACATCGATGACCAGATTGTAATGTAACGGACTCTCTACATCCAAAAAGGAAAAGCATGGAATAGTTTCACCATCGTAAATGGCATCCACACAATAGGAACCTTGATCAttattttcttcctttggCGATTCCAAAGTGCTAGCATCGAGCGTAACACTGTCATAATCATAAAGGCCCCAAGGAACAGCAATACCAGTCTCGATATTCCTCAGTTGTAATTTCAACTCATTGCACAGAGCAACAGATGCTAAAAGAGCGGTAGCAAGTAATTTCATGGCTCTCTAATTCTTATTTTTCTGCCTCTTCTCTTAGAGTAGCGATCATAGGTTTAAGTAGTCGGTTGTTGCGTTGAAAATATCACCTTAACCTTGATGAACTTTCCACCGAAAAGATACACCAAGGTCCAGAAGTTTAGTTAATCCTTCGATGTGGGTGAATAGCTGGTTAT includes:
- the EMC10 gene encoding Emc10p (similar to uniprot|Q12025 Saccharomyces cerevisiae YDR056C Hypothetical ORF) — protein: MKLLATALLASVALCNELKLQLRNIETGIAVPWGLYDYDSVTLDASTLESPKEENNDQGSYCVDAIYDGETIPCFSFLDVESPLHYNLVIDVHDQELKKLSLIHNPEVRGIEPLVRNPVKGPEPPAVKLKKTTKTYQDKKANKEATTAQFSSEDNEDENKTWFQKNWKVLLIGLIVYNVIAVMNKQGEVKQEVEENQKPLGD
- the SEC18 gene encoding AAA family ATPase SEC18 (highly similar to uniprot|P18759 Saccharomyces cerevisiae YBR080C SEC18 ATPase required for the release of Sec17p during the 'priming' step in homotypic vacuole fusion and for ER to Golgi transport homolog of the mammalian NSF), whose translation is MEKFKLPFVRSHIHHSAPPPDMSGVDAKPVYLQVGNSPNNGYALSNVVAVSSVDLPDNIYVQVDKLFIFTTRHSNDVPPGKIGFNGNQRTWGGWSLNQEILIQPFDLFKYSGKQSYLGSVDIEVSFRSRAKAVPTPFDQDELAQHFTKCFESQIFSPTQYLIFEFKGNIFDLKVRSLQTIDLGDVEPSTPVSSGIETKGILTKQTQLNFFKGRDGLVNLKSSNNLRPRSDAVIRPDFKFEDLGVGGLDTEFTKIFRRAFASRIFPPAVIEKLGISHVKGLLLYGPPGTGKTLIARKIGKMLNAKEPKIVNGPEILSKYVGSSEENIRNLFKDAEAEYRSKGEDSSLHIIIFDELDSVFKQRGSRGDGTGVGDNVVNQLLAKMDGVDQLNNILVIGMTNRKDLIDNALLRPGRFEVQVEIHLPDEQGRLQILDIQTKKMRENNMLEKDVDLAELAALTKNFSGAEIEGLVKSASSFAINKTISIGKGNTKLNQKDISKLTVNREDFLKALQEVTPAFGINEEDLKMCVEGGMIRYSDSVDAILKNGDRYVRQVRESAKSRLVSLLLHGPPGSGKTALSAAIALKSEFPFVRLISPTEISGMSEASKIAYIDNTFRDAYKSPLNILVIDSIETLVDWVPIGPRFSNNILQVLKVALKRKPPKDRRLLIMTTTSTHSVLQQMDILSCFDQEIAVPNMTTLDDFNNVMIESDFLDDQGRVMVINELAQVCPRFNIGIKKTLTNIETARHDEDPVSEIIELMVNSSGV